In Aythya fuligula isolate bAytFul2 chromosome 14, bAytFul2.pri, whole genome shotgun sequence, the following proteins share a genomic window:
- the UBE2B gene encoding ubiquitin-conjugating enzyme E2 B: MSTPARRRLMRDFKRLQEDPPVGVSGAPSENNIMQWNAVIFGPEGTPFEDGTFKLVIEFSEEYPNKPPTVRFLSKMFHPNVYADGSICLDILQNRWSPTYDVSSILTSIQSLLDEPNPNSPANSQAAQLYQENKREYEKRVSAIVEQSWNDS; this comes from the exons ATGTCCACCCCGGCCCGGCGCCGGCTGATGCGAGACTTCAAGAG GTTGCAAGAAGACCCTCCTGTGGGTGTCAGTGGTGCACCGTCTGAGAATAATATAATGCAGTGGAATGCAGTTATATTTGG GCCAGAAGGGACACCTTTTGAAGATG GTACTTTTAAACTAGTAATagaattttcagaagaatatcCAAATAAACCTCCGACTGTTAGGTTTTTATCAAAAATGTTCCATCCAAATG TTTATGCGGATGGTAGCATATGTTTAGATATTCTTCAGAATCGATGGAGTCCAACATACGATGTTTCATCTATTTTAACTTCAATTCAG TCTCTGCTTGATGAACCTAACCCAAACAGTCCGGCGAACAGCCAGGCAGCACAACTTTATCAGGAGAACAAACGTGAATACGAGAAAAGAGTTTCAGCTATTGTCGAACAAAGTTGGAATGACTCGTAA